One segment of Asaia bogorensis NBRC 16594 DNA contains the following:
- a CDS encoding class I SAM-dependent methyltransferase, which produces MRDAENFIASQTVIETAPLVPELRLHLATEITPIWQATEAHLAEMNIEPPFWAFAWPGSQLLARFILDNPALVQGRIVLDFACGGGLAGIAAARSGAAGVLANDIDPLALQAAQINAALNGVGLTRLEGSIIGTLPKADLLLCGDVCYNQQMADQIIPWLRHCATRMEVWMADPGRPYAPKDGIETLSVMELPTTMELESRTARETRLCRILPLPA; this is translated from the coding sequence GTGAGAGATGCCGAAAACTTCATTGCCAGTCAGACGGTTATCGAAACCGCGCCCCTCGTCCCGGAGCTCAGGCTACATCTGGCCACTGAAATCACGCCGATCTGGCAGGCGACAGAAGCCCACCTGGCCGAGATGAACATAGAGCCGCCTTTCTGGGCCTTTGCGTGGCCGGGCAGCCAGCTTCTCGCCCGTTTCATCCTCGACAACCCGGCTCTGGTGCAGGGTCGCATCGTGCTCGATTTTGCCTGTGGGGGTGGTCTGGCAGGCATCGCGGCAGCACGGTCCGGCGCCGCAGGGGTGCTTGCCAATGATATCGACCCTCTTGCCCTTCAGGCCGCGCAGATCAATGCTGCGCTGAATGGCGTTGGCCTCACCCGGCTGGAAGGCTCCATCATCGGCACATTGCCCAAGGCAGATCTGCTTCTTTGCGGAGATGTCTGCTACAACCAGCAGATGGCCGACCAGATCATCCCGTGGTTGCGTCACTGTGCGACCCGTATGGAGGTCTGGATGGCTGACCCAGGCCGCCCCTATGCGCCAAAAGACGGTATCGAGACGCTGAGCGTGATGGAGCTGCCCACAACGATGGAGCTGGAAAGCAGAACAGCGCGTGAAACACGCCTGTGCCGAATTCTGCCTCTACCGGCCTGA
- a CDS encoding LolA family protein: MSANKSRPFIRTVILTGLLGGISSITPGPVLAQGTAATPQAAVLKPTDAGWIARVQDALNAIHAINARFQQIAPDGSRSAGQAWLDRPGKMRFDYDKPSPLLLIANDGKVVYQDRELGQVTTLPLDRTPLGLLLRPDLRLSGDVTVTAFQHDHGLVQVTLVRTATPSEGSLTLIFNDSPLTLKSWVVKDAQGRETQIDLFNVVSNPGNPATLFALPKEQD, from the coding sequence ATGAGCGCGAACAAGTCACGACCCTTTATCCGAACCGTGATTCTGACCGGCCTCCTGGGTGGCATCTCGTCCATTACCCCCGGCCCGGTTTTGGCCCAAGGCACTGCTGCAACCCCTCAGGCGGCGGTTCTCAAGCCCACCGATGCTGGCTGGATTGCCCGGGTGCAGGATGCGCTGAACGCCATCCATGCGATCAACGCGCGGTTCCAGCAGATCGCGCCCGATGGCAGTCGCTCCGCGGGACAGGCCTGGCTGGACCGGCCTGGGAAGATGCGTTTCGATTACGATAAACCGAGCCCGCTGCTGCTCATCGCCAATGATGGCAAGGTTGTCTATCAGGATCGAGAGCTCGGGCAGGTCACGACGCTCCCGCTCGATCGGACACCGCTTGGTCTGTTACTACGGCCCGATCTGCGATTGTCTGGCGATGTGACGGTGACCGCCTTCCAGCACGATCATGGGCTGGTGCAGGTCACCCTGGTCCGCACGGCGACGCCGTCAGAGGGTAGCCTGACACTTATCTTCAATGACTCCCCCCTGACGCTGAAATCATGGGTAGTCAAGGATGCGCAAGGACGCGAGACACAGATCGACCTGTTCAACGTCGTTTCTAATCCCGGCAACCCGGCGACACTTTTCGCACTGCCGAAGGAACAGGACTGA
- the lpxK gene encoding tetraacyldisaccharide 4'-kinase, with product MKLSPPAFWQKAAPGWQARALRPVSFLFDTVGLVRAVRARPATASIPVLCCGNLSVGGTGKTILVRDLAARLAARGERPHILSRGYGGRLSGPLRVDVHHHTAQDVGDEPFMLAQDFPVWIGGNRAETAHLATEDGATCLIMDDGLQNTTLRQTMRLVTVDGAVGLGNGQTLPAGPLREPVSRGLMRADGVIIIGRDDAHLATHLPSSITVLAARLIPSATIRRLQGKQIIAFAGIGRPSKFFDMLREAGAPPMRSIAFDDHHAYTERDCRRLSVLARQPRTALVTTRKDWVKLPVWLQEDVSVIDVELLWADPAAPERLLDQLFATV from the coding sequence CTGAAACTCTCCCCACCGGCTTTCTGGCAAAAAGCAGCACCTGGCTGGCAGGCACGCGCCCTCAGGCCGGTGTCATTCCTGTTCGATACGGTCGGCCTTGTCCGGGCGGTGCGCGCACGACCTGCGACAGCGAGCATCCCGGTCCTGTGCTGCGGCAATCTCAGCGTGGGCGGTACGGGCAAGACAATTCTCGTCCGGGATCTGGCGGCGCGGCTGGCTGCCCGGGGTGAGCGCCCGCATATACTGAGCCGCGGCTATGGTGGAAGGCTGAGCGGGCCACTGCGCGTGGACGTCCATCACCACACCGCGCAGGATGTGGGGGACGAACCTTTCATGCTGGCGCAAGACTTCCCGGTCTGGATTGGCGGAAACCGCGCGGAAACCGCTCACCTCGCCACCGAGGATGGCGCAACCTGCCTCATTATGGATGACGGTCTGCAGAACACCACCCTGCGCCAGACCATGCGGCTTGTCACTGTCGATGGCGCCGTCGGCCTCGGCAACGGTCAGACCCTCCCCGCCGGCCCTCTTCGCGAGCCGGTCAGCCGTGGACTCATGCGCGCCGATGGGGTCATCATCATCGGTCGCGATGACGCCCATCTCGCCACTCATCTACCTTCCTCGATCACCGTTCTGGCAGCTCGGCTCATCCCATCTGCCACGATAAGGCGGCTCCAGGGCAAGCAGATCATCGCCTTCGCCGGAATCGGTCGTCCCTCGAAGTTCTTCGACATGCTGCGCGAGGCGGGAGCGCCCCCCATGCGCAGCATCGCCTTTGACGACCATCACGCCTATACCGAGCGCGACTGCCGCCGTCTGTCAGTACTCGCCCGTCAGCCGCGAACCGCCCTGGTGACGACACGAAAGGACTGGGTCAAGTTGCCCGTCTGGCTGCAGGAAGATGTCAGCGTGATCGATGTCGAGCTTCTCTGGGCCGACCCCGCAGCCCCTGAACGCCTGCTGGACCAGCTATTCGCAACTGTGTAG
- a CDS encoding penicillin-binding protein activator: MVGRTFGPRQRVVSFTSLRSASACKVSALAGVAALALVACGGPETPPPVAKIGGGAAQDASGPKKIGMLLPLSGRFGKLGQQMANAAHIAVPEGHGVTLDIRDTDAPGQTAETAARAAIDQGDRVILGPLTAPQTSAVATLVQPAGIPEFAYTSDQVQAKPGVWVMGITVEQQVNRLVEAASAEGRKNFAAYLPDSALGHALADALGKACAARGLAQPNIAFHTGTAESISAGLKTLSDWQARQDEASKQAAAAAPAEPDAVNPLGSEASPAPASGGNAADPSKGAVPGATGSPASGTATSAPAKPVLAPPPFDALLLGDTGLQLANVIDGLKQAAIDTGQTRIMGPALWNAFAAKLGALRGGWFAAPDPSFRNDFVQRYRARYGYAPSVLANVAYDTATMAAVLSQRPDGFSESSLLRPDGFAGADGTFVLRGDGTVARGLALFEILPGGGVKMASAAPRRLTR; encoded by the coding sequence ATGGTAGGTCGGACATTCGGTCCCCGTCAGCGCGTGGTTTCCTTCACATCGCTCAGGTCGGCCTCTGCATGCAAGGTTTCCGCTCTCGCCGGTGTCGCAGCCCTTGCCCTTGTTGCCTGTGGTGGCCCCGAGACACCGCCGCCCGTCGCCAAGATCGGGGGGGGGGCAGCTCAGGACGCTTCTGGACCCAAAAAGATTGGTATGCTGTTGCCGCTGAGCGGTCGTTTCGGCAAGCTCGGTCAGCAGATGGCGAATGCGGCCCATATCGCCGTGCCTGAAGGGCATGGGGTTACGCTCGATATACGCGATACCGACGCGCCCGGTCAGACCGCCGAGACAGCAGCACGCGCTGCCATTGATCAGGGCGATCGCGTAATCCTTGGGCCGCTGACGGCCCCGCAGACAAGTGCGGTTGCAACCCTCGTTCAGCCAGCCGGTATCCCCGAATTTGCCTATACGAGCGATCAGGTCCAGGCCAAGCCGGGCGTATGGGTCATGGGTATAACGGTCGAGCAGCAGGTCAACCGTCTGGTTGAGGCCGCCAGCGCTGAAGGGCGCAAGAATTTCGCCGCTTATCTTCCTGACTCGGCGCTTGGTCACGCCCTTGCTGATGCACTGGGCAAGGCCTGTGCCGCGCGCGGACTGGCGCAACCGAATATCGCTTTCCATACCGGCACTGCTGAGTCGATATCGGCAGGTCTCAAGACCCTGTCTGACTGGCAAGCGCGACAGGACGAGGCATCAAAGCAGGCCGCTGCGGCTGCCCCGGCCGAGCCGGATGCCGTCAATCCTCTCGGTAGCGAGGCATCACCCGCGCCCGCTTCTGGCGGCAATGCTGCCGATCCTTCCAAGGGGGCGGTGCCTGGTGCGACGGGTTCGCCCGCTTCTGGCACGGCGACATCGGCTCCTGCAAAACCCGTTCTCGCTCCGCCGCCGTTCGACGCTCTGCTGCTAGGGGATACGGGGCTTCAGCTTGCCAATGTGATTGATGGCCTGAAGCAGGCTGCGATTGATACGGGACAGACCCGTATCATGGGGCCGGCACTCTGGAATGCGTTTGCCGCAAAGCTCGGTGCCCTGCGTGGCGGCTGGTTTGCCGCGCCCGATCCGTCCTTCCGCAATGACTTCGTGCAGCGTTATCGCGCACGCTACGGCTACGCCCCGTCAGTTCTGGCCAATGTTGCCTATGACACCGCAACGATGGCGGCAGTGCTGAGCCAGCGCCCCGACGGTTTCTCGGAAAGCTCGCTGCTGCGTCCGGACGGATTCGCCGGCGCCGATGGGACATTCGTGCTGAGAGGCGATGGCACTGTGGCACGCGGCCTTGCCTTGTTTGAAATTCTGCCGGGCGGTGGGGTCAAAATGGCATCGGCTGCACCGAGGCGCCTGACCCGCTGA
- the ubiA gene encoding 4-hydroxybenzoate octaprenyltransferase, translating into MTRETVPHTDIRAHGWIARMPRAWRPYLLLARLDRPVGTWLLLLPGIWGIALAEGATFSRRAVLIALFAIGSLAMRSAGCVVNDIWDRKIDAQVARTAGRPLASGAVSVLQALWLLAALLVIGALVLFQLPAICWALAPLALLLVGLYPAAKRVTWWPQLVMGFTFGFGAPMGYAAAAGRVDWVCALLYAGTILWQLGFDTIYGFQDMDDDARIGVRSTSRLWATQARPFIAACYTGAALLLSAAIALAGLHWSVWPLALLSSLMLVSQIVRLDIRNPALCLMLFRQNVPFGMVLAAALICGRVLS; encoded by the coding sequence ATGACGCGCGAGACCGTGCCCCATACCGACATTCGCGCTCATGGCTGGATCGCCCGTATGCCGCGCGCATGGCGGCCCTATCTGCTGCTGGCCCGCCTCGACCGCCCTGTCGGCACGTGGCTCCTCCTCTTGCCCGGCATCTGGGGAATCGCGCTCGCCGAGGGCGCGACATTTTCCCGTCGCGCCGTGCTGATCGCCCTTTTCGCCATTGGCTCCCTCGCCATGCGGTCAGCGGGTTGTGTCGTCAATGACATCTGGGACCGCAAGATCGACGCCCAGGTTGCCCGTACCGCAGGCCGCCCTCTTGCCAGCGGCGCCGTCTCGGTGCTTCAGGCCCTCTGGCTGCTGGCAGCCCTGCTCGTCATTGGCGCGCTGGTGCTATTCCAGCTTCCAGCAATCTGCTGGGCGCTCGCGCCGCTTGCCCTGCTTCTGGTCGGTCTTTACCCGGCAGCCAAACGCGTAACGTGGTGGCCGCAGCTCGTCATGGGGTTCACCTTCGGGTTCGGCGCCCCCATGGGGTACGCCGCCGCCGCAGGGCGGGTCGATTGGGTCTGTGCCCTTCTCTATGCCGGCACGATCCTGTGGCAGCTTGGCTTTGACACCATCTATGGCTTTCAGGACATGGATGACGATGCCCGTATCGGGGTGCGTTCAACCTCGCGTCTCTGGGCAACGCAGGCGCGGCCTTTCATCGCTGCCTGCTACACAGGGGCGGCCCTCCTCCTGTCGGCAGCCATCGCACTGGCTGGGCTGCACTGGAGTGTCTGGCCTCTCGCGCTCCTGTCCAGCCTCATGCTGGTCAGCCAGATCGTTCGTCTGGATATCCGCAACCCGGCGCTGTGCCTGATGCTGTTTCGTCAGAATGTCCCGTTTGGCATGGTTCTGGCCGCGGCACTGATCTGCGGGCGGGTGTTGTCGTGA
- a CDS encoding glutamate--cysteine ligase yields the protein MSNPGDLNDAPIESKAQLVALLADGAKPQESWRIGTEHEKFGFVLPGDHSGREAYSAPAYTPKGIESLLEAVMADGRDWQAITDHDKLIGLKGQGDHKGESLSLEPAGQFELSGRPVATLHETRDEMQAHFDAIREPAKALGLGFAPLGFQPLWTRDAMPIMPKSRYAIMRRYMPKVGTLGLDMMTRTCTVQVNLDFGSEEDMARKMRVSLALQPLATALFANSPFYEGKLNGLLSNRAHVWTDTDNARSGMPACCFDDHFGFEQYVDWVLDVPMYFIMRDGEIRDVAGASFRAWLEGKAQPALAGFNPTMGDFEDHLTTVFPDVRLKQFLEMRGADAGSPAMMLAQSALWVGLLYDPATLVAAEALVREQDWSVYRALRAEVPHKAMGADFPGGLRGLAKRVIALAEQGLRARGLGEEVCLAPLHTIADGGPTQAEHWVERFNGAWQGDVRHVFEEAAI from the coding sequence ATGTCCAATCCCGGTGACCTGAATGACGCGCCCATCGAGAGCAAGGCGCAGCTCGTTGCACTTCTGGCGGATGGGGCCAAGCCACAGGAGTCATGGCGCATCGGTACCGAGCACGAGAAATTCGGCTTTGTTCTGCCGGGCGATCATTCGGGCCGCGAAGCCTATTCGGCACCTGCCTACACGCCGAAGGGTATCGAATCGCTCCTTGAGGCAGTCATGGCTGACGGGCGTGACTGGCAGGCCATTACCGATCATGACAAGCTCATAGGGCTCAAGGGGCAGGGCGATCATAAGGGCGAATCTCTCTCGCTTGAGCCTGCAGGGCAGTTCGAACTGTCAGGACGTCCCGTCGCGACGCTGCACGAGACACGCGACGAGATGCAGGCGCATTTCGACGCGATCAGAGAACCGGCCAAGGCGCTTGGTCTGGGCTTCGCGCCCCTGGGTTTTCAGCCGCTCTGGACCCGTGACGCCATGCCGATCATGCCCAAGAGTCGCTACGCAATCATGCGACGCTACATGCCGAAAGTCGGTACACTCGGGCTGGATATGATGACTCGCACCTGCACGGTTCAGGTCAATCTCGATTTCGGCTCCGAGGAGGACATGGCCCGGAAGATGCGCGTTTCCCTTGCGCTGCAGCCGCTCGCAACAGCGCTCTTTGCGAATTCTCCCTTCTATGAGGGAAAGCTGAACGGTTTGTTGTCGAACCGTGCGCATGTCTGGACCGACACAGACAACGCGCGTTCGGGGATGCCAGCCTGTTGTTTCGATGACCATTTCGGCTTCGAGCAGTATGTGGACTGGGTTCTTGATGTCCCGATGTATTTCATTATGCGCGATGGCGAGATACGCGATGTTGCAGGGGCGTCGTTCCGCGCCTGGCTGGAGGGTAAGGCGCAGCCAGCGCTTGCCGGGTTCAACCCGACGATGGGTGATTTCGAGGATCACCTGACAACGGTTTTCCCTGATGTGCGCCTCAAGCAGTTCCTTGAAATGCGCGGTGCCGATGCAGGAAGTCCGGCAATGATGCTGGCGCAGTCGGCGCTCTGGGTCGGGCTACTCTATGATCCGGCCACCCTGGTCGCTGCCGAGGCACTGGTTCGTGAACAGGATTGGTCGGTCTATCGTGCCTTGCGTGCCGAAGTGCCGCACAAGGCGATGGGCGCGGATTTCCCCGGCGGACTACGCGGGCTCGCCAAGCGCGTCATTGCGTTGGCTGAGCAGGGGCTGCGTGCGCGTGGTCTGGGTGAAGAAGTCTGTCTTGCCCCGCTCCATACCATCGCTGATGGCGGGCCAACGCAGGCCGAGCATTGGGTGGAGCGTTTCAATGGAGCCTGGCAGGGCGATGTCCGTCACGTTTTTGAAGAAGCAGCGATCTGA
- the rsmI gene encoding 16S rRNA (cytidine(1402)-2'-O)-methyltransferase: MSDLPSYTHTPDNDSPPEGSSHPYDNSGNSATLPPGSLTLVATPIGNLGDISTRAIETLKAADVILCEDTRVTTKLLKAYNVSTPTQILHDHNEQDRLPALLNRMAQGGRLALVSDAGTPLVSDPGYRLTRAAIGAGLSVGAIPGANAATLALTLSGLPPHPYLFSGFASPRSSARRSQFAVLRAAEQAGFTATLIWYEAPHRLLDMLDDLIAVFGPEREAAVARELTKKFEEIRRGSLTEIREHFIGTAPRGEITVLVGPPGDEAVDTEQDLDARLVEALKTHSVKDAAALVAGAVNLPKRVVYARALEIGKS, translated from the coding sequence ATGTCCGACCTACCATCTTATACCCACACTCCTGATAATGACTCGCCCCCTGAGGGCTCGTCGCATCCTTATGACAATTCTGGCAATTCTGCGACTCTTCCCCCCGGCAGCCTCACTCTGGTTGCCACACCGATCGGCAATCTGGGCGATATCAGCACCCGGGCGATCGAAACCTTGAAAGCCGCCGATGTGATCCTGTGCGAAGACACGAGGGTGACAACCAAACTGCTCAAGGCCTATAACGTTTCCACTCCGACACAAATTCTTCACGATCATAATGAGCAGGATCGTCTGCCAGCTCTGCTCAACCGCATGGCTCAGGGCGGGCGACTGGCCCTTGTTTCCGATGCCGGAACCCCGCTTGTTTCGGACCCCGGTTATCGTCTGACACGTGCTGCCATCGGGGCAGGGTTGTCTGTCGGGGCTATACCCGGGGCCAATGCGGCGACGCTCGCCCTCACGCTCTCGGGTCTGCCGCCCCATCCTTATCTGTTCAGCGGGTTTGCCAGCCCGCGTTCGTCGGCCCGCCGCAGCCAGTTCGCGGTATTGCGCGCCGCCGAGCAGGCGGGTTTCACCGCAACGCTCATCTGGTACGAAGCGCCCCACCGCTTGCTGGACATGCTGGATGACCTGATCGCTGTTTTCGGCCCCGAGCGTGAAGCCGCCGTGGCGCGTGAGCTGACCAAGAAATTCGAGGAGATTCGTCGCGGATCGCTCACAGAGATCCGTGAGCACTTCATCGGCACAGCGCCGCGTGGAGAGATAACCGTGCTGGTCGGCCCTCCCGGCGATGAGGCAGTTGATACCGAGCAGGATCTGGACGCCCGTCTTGTCGAGGCTCTCAAGACTCATTCCGTGAAAGACGCGGCGGCTCTGGTCGCCGGGGCGGTCAATCTGCCCAAGCGCGTTGTCTATGCCCGCGCGCTGGAGATTGGCAAAAGCTGA
- a CDS encoding glycosyltransferase N-terminal domain-containing protein, which yields MNRLEPELQTECQVRHPGRSRAERLLLTLARAYLGFTQATIRWCFTGAPESLPSLLQSPDRPVDGCITACWHRSLLFLPAMCRWGHRQNPALNFGVMISRNRDGRFINDLVAPWGITGVEGSSDRQGKNKGGSRALRESVRAIKNGVVFAITPDGPRGPAEKVQPGTPALMRLSGSPLIPIGGACTSLRLPSWDGLRVPLPFGRGYMLYGAPRKGDATPEAIENELKDLSAKAEHYLSAGRFTLPDHLWHLLGMVLTPGLRAMMLVRLRRSKERRERLPERRGRASLTRPTGRVLWLHAASVGETHSILPLIETLARRNPGWHFLLTSATIGGADIVAHYLGQKAHEDARIIHQFIPYDTPLWTRRFLDHWQPEALLLTDSELWPGLILACTRRAIPVGVLNGRLSEKSWRRWHKARHIAPPLFRRLAFVAARGEEDRRHFHDLGVKDVVCLGDLKQDAPPPPVDPVELDRLRRLIAGRPVFLAASTHPGEDEIILRAAHLAREHFPALLTIIAPRHPVRGEDIATLTSPAAPRRSAGADPAAHDAFWIADTLGELGLFYRLADCAFIGNSLILPGGGHNPFEAARLDVALATGPFHDNFRPAFTQLKGLVETIHDETQLADWIVEVLTNPSPWKDRACRAKETIGSGHDVALRLAEKIETLCA from the coding sequence ATGAACCGTCTTGAGCCAGAGCTCCAGACCGAATGCCAGGTCAGGCATCCGGGCCGCTCACGCGCCGAGCGCCTCCTTCTGACACTGGCACGCGCCTATCTGGGCTTCACCCAAGCCACCATACGCTGGTGTTTCACCGGTGCGCCGGAATCCCTCCCATCCCTGCTTCAAAGTCCTGATCGACCAGTCGATGGCTGCATAACGGCCTGCTGGCACCGCTCCCTGCTCTTTCTGCCAGCCATGTGTCGCTGGGGACACCGCCAGAACCCTGCCCTCAATTTTGGGGTCATGATCAGCCGCAACCGCGATGGACGTTTCATCAACGACCTTGTGGCTCCCTGGGGGATTACCGGGGTCGAAGGGTCAAGTGATCGTCAGGGCAAGAACAAGGGGGGCAGTCGCGCCCTGCGCGAATCTGTCAGGGCGATCAAGAATGGTGTGGTCTTTGCCATAACGCCGGATGGCCCACGCGGCCCCGCTGAAAAGGTTCAGCCCGGCACCCCGGCTCTGATGCGGTTATCGGGCAGCCCCCTTATTCCCATCGGGGGAGCGTGCACTTCGCTTCGTCTGCCGAGCTGGGATGGATTACGCGTTCCCCTGCCCTTCGGCCGCGGTTACATGCTCTATGGTGCCCCTCGAAAGGGAGACGCCACCCCCGAGGCCATCGAGAACGAACTGAAAGACCTCTCTGCCAAAGCGGAGCATTATCTATCTGCTGGCCGTTTTACCCTGCCGGATCATCTCTGGCACTTGCTGGGCATGGTTCTTACGCCGGGGTTGCGGGCCATGATGCTCGTTCGCCTCAGGCGCAGCAAGGAGCGGCGCGAACGTCTCCCGGAGCGTCGGGGCCGCGCGAGCCTTACGCGGCCGACCGGTCGGGTTCTGTGGCTGCACGCGGCAAGCGTTGGTGAGACCCATTCCATCCTCCCCCTGATCGAGACGTTGGCAAGGCGCAATCCGGGGTGGCACTTCCTCCTCACCAGCGCCACGATCGGCGGTGCCGATATTGTCGCGCATTATCTTGGCCAGAAAGCGCACGAGGATGCGCGCATCATCCATCAGTTCATCCCCTATGATACACCGCTCTGGACGCGACGCTTTCTGGATCACTGGCAACCCGAAGCCCTGCTTCTGACCGATAGCGAACTCTGGCCGGGGCTGATCCTTGCCTGCACACGCCGCGCCATTCCTGTAGGTGTTCTCAATGGTCGCCTGTCGGAAAAATCGTGGCGGCGCTGGCACAAGGCCCGCCATATTGCCCCGCCCCTGTTCCGCCGTCTGGCCTTTGTGGCCGCGCGAGGCGAGGAGGATCGCCGGCATTTCCACGACCTCGGGGTGAAGGATGTTGTCTGTCTGGGCGACCTCAAACAGGATGCGCCGCCGCCGCCAGTTGACCCGGTCGAGCTGGACAGGCTCAGACGCCTGATCGCGGGGCGACCGGTTTTCCTCGCCGCATCGACCCACCCCGGTGAGGACGAGATCATCTTGCGCGCCGCCCACCTGGCGCGAGAGCACTTTCCCGCTCTCCTGACCATCATCGCCCCCAGACACCCGGTAAGGGGTGAGGATATCGCCACCCTCACCTCTCCGGCAGCGCCCCGGCGTAGCGCAGGCGCCGACCCTGCTGCGCATGATGCCTTCTGGATTGCCGATACACTTGGCGAGCTGGGCTTGTTCTACCGTCTGGCCGATTGCGCGTTCATCGGCAATTCGCTGATACTACCCGGCGGGGGACACAACCCGTTCGAAGCGGCAAGGCTCGATGTCGCCCTTGCGACCGGGCCCTTTCATGACAATTTTCGTCCCGCCTTCACGCAACTGAAGGGGCTGGTTGAGACTATACATGACGAGACGCAACTGGCTGACTGGATTGTAGAGGTGTTGACCAACCCTTCCCCCTGGAAAGACCGCGCCTGCCGCGCAAAAGAGACCATCGGGTCGGGACATGATGTAGCACTCAGGCTCGCCGAGAAGATCGAGACGCTGTGCGCCTGA
- a CDS encoding 16S rRNA (uracil(1498)-N(3))-methyltransferase, with amino-acid sequence MQDAPRLYLDQLLPGMGAGTAIALDPGQMRYLIAVLRLNEGDALCVFGEGAGEWTARLEIQRKDRGQAVLTTLSRPAVEVPGPVLVFAPLKRDATDLVLRMGTEMGVKRFAPVITERTNTHRINAERFRAIAIEAAEQCERLDIPAIEPLRPLAQLLDEWPQSYPLYAALERQQSPGVEPVPSHYGLLIGPEGGFSESERRLLNTHSAIRPVSLGNLILRADTAVIAGLAQLAFRASRSI; translated from the coding sequence ATGCAGGACGCCCCCCGGCTCTATCTGGATCAGCTCCTTCCCGGCATGGGGGCGGGCACAGCCATAGCGCTCGATCCGGGTCAGATGCGTTATCTCATCGCCGTGCTGCGCCTGAACGAAGGAGACGCCCTTTGCGTATTCGGTGAAGGGGCGGGCGAATGGACAGCGCGCCTCGAGATCCAGCGCAAGGACCGGGGGCAGGCTGTCCTGACCACGCTCAGCCGTCCTGCGGTGGAGGTGCCGGGGCCGGTTCTGGTGTTTGCCCCGCTCAAGCGCGACGCCACCGATCTTGTGCTGCGCATGGGGACCGAGATGGGTGTCAAACGTTTCGCCCCTGTAATCACGGAACGCACCAATACGCACCGCATCAACGCCGAGAGATTCCGCGCCATTGCGATAGAGGCTGCGGAACAGTGCGAACGGCTTGATATTCCAGCCATCGAACCGCTGCGGCCACTGGCGCAGCTGCTTGATGAATGGCCCCAGTCCTACCCGCTCTACGCAGCACTGGAACGACAGCAAAGTCCGGGCGTTGAGCCGGTGCCGTCCCATTACGGCCTGCTGATCGGGCCGGAGGGTGGATTCTCGGAGAGCGAGCGCCGCCTGCTGAATACGCATAGCGCGATCAGGCCGGTTTCGCTGGGAAATCTGATCCTTAGGGCGGATACGGCAGTGATTGCCGGGCTTGCCCAGTTGGCGTTTCGCGCATCACGGTCCATATAG
- a CDS encoding LpxL/LpxP family acyltransferase produces MSDTPAITLLHRAEYMAARLALAALSSLPAAMASNFAGWVARTIGPRLPVSRVADNNLSLALPRLTAEERATVIVDVWDNLGRTLGEFPHLHRLQQNTESGPGWSISNAEALEIVRATGKPVIFFSGHIGNWEMLPPVVARHGLPFASFYRAAGNPLINRLIIALRSRAMGVETPMFAKGAKGARLALRHLAQGHHLGILGDQKMNDGIECRFFNLPAMTASAAAAFAVKYDCPIVTGRIVRLGPARLHLEVGPVLYPNLGARRTDEIGSLTQRLNDQLERWITEKPGSWLWLHRRWPKELYTRKWRN; encoded by the coding sequence ATGAGCGACACTCCCGCGATCACACTCCTGCACCGCGCCGAATACATGGCGGCCCGCCTCGCCCTCGCAGCGCTGTCCTCGCTGCCTGCCGCAATGGCGTCCAATTTCGCGGGATGGGTGGCGCGAACCATCGGGCCGCGCCTGCCTGTCTCCCGCGTGGCCGACAATAACCTGTCACTGGCTCTTCCCCGCCTCACGGCTGAGGAACGCGCCACTGTCATCGTAGATGTATGGGACAATCTTGGCCGCACATTGGGGGAGTTTCCCCATTTGCACCGCTTGCAGCAGAACACGGAATCTGGCCCCGGATGGAGCATCAGCAATGCCGAGGCGCTGGAGATCGTGCGGGCCACAGGCAAGCCTGTCATCTTCTTCTCAGGCCATATCGGCAACTGGGAAATGTTGCCGCCAGTCGTCGCGCGGCACGGCCTCCCTTTCGCCTCGTTCTATCGCGCTGCAGGGAATCCGCTCATCAACCGGCTCATCATCGCCCTGCGTTCACGCGCGATGGGGGTCGAGACACCAATGTTTGCCAAAGGCGCAAAGGGCGCCCGTCTTGCGCTGCGTCATCTCGCCCAGGGGCATCATCTCGGTATTCTCGGTGATCAGAAAATGAATGACGGCATCGAATGCCGCTTTTTCAATCTGCCCGCCATGACAGCCTCCGCAGCTGCGGCCTTTGCCGTAAAATATGACTGCCCAATCGTCACAGGTCGTATCGTCCGGCTTGGCCCCGCCAGATTACATCTGGAAGTCGGTCCTGTCCTCTACCCCAATCTCGGGGCGCGCCGTACCGATGAAATTGGCAGCTTGACGCAAAGGCTCAATGACCAGCTGGAACGCTGGATTACAGAGAAGCCCGGGAGCTGGCTCTGGCTTCATCGTCGCTGGCCGAAAGAATTGTATACAAGAAAATGGCGTAATTAA